From the genome of Streptacidiphilus rugosus AM-16, one region includes:
- the gatC gene encoding Asp-tRNA(Asn)/Glu-tRNA(Gln) amidotransferase subunit GatC — translation MPGITREEVAHLARLSRLELKSEELDHFAEQLNDIVDAVARVSEIAAEDVPPTSHPLPLTNVMRADEVRPSLNPDEVLACAPAAEEQRFRVPQILGED, via the coding sequence ATGCCTGGCATTACGCGCGAGGAGGTCGCCCACCTCGCCCGGCTGTCGCGGCTGGAGCTCAAGAGCGAAGAACTCGACCACTTCGCCGAGCAGCTGAACGACATCGTCGACGCGGTCGCCCGCGTCAGCGAGATCGCCGCCGAAGACGTCCCGCCGACCTCGCACCCGCTGCCGCTGACCAACGTCATGCGCGCCGACGAGGTGCGTCCCTCGCTCAACCCCGACGAGGTGCTCGCGTGCGCCCCGGCCGCGGAGGAGCAGCGCTTCCGCGTCCCGCAGATCCTCGGGGAGGACTGA